From the genome of Saccopteryx bilineata isolate mSacBil1 chromosome 6, mSacBil1_pri_phased_curated, whole genome shotgun sequence, one region includes:
- the PCDH8 gene encoding protocadherin-8 isoform X1: protein MSAVRRGGSPSLLPLQLFSLCWVLSVAQSKTVRYSTFEEDAPGTVIGTLAEDLHMKVSGDTSFRLMKQFNSSLLRVREGDGQLTVGDAGLDRERLCGQAPQCVLAFDVVSFSQEQFRLVHVEVEVRDVNDHAPRFPRTQIPVEVSEGAVVGTRIPLEVPVDEDVGANGLQRVRLADPHSPFRVELQTRADGAQCADLVLLQELDRESQAAYSLELVAQDGGRPPRSATAALSVRVLDANDHSPAFPQGAVAEVELAEDAPVGSLLLDLDATDPDEGPNGDVVFSFGPRTPAEARRLFRLDPRSGRLTLAGPVDYERQDTYELDVRAQDRGPGPRSATCKVIVRIRDVNDNAPDIAITPLAAPSASASSPFAAAAAAAAALEGTDTTSSTGSRTPEAGAVSLVPEGAARESLVALVSTSDRDSGPNGQVRCALYGHEHFRLQPAYAGSYLVVTAASLDRERIAEYNLTLVAEDRGAPPLRTVRPYTVRVGDENDNAPLFTQRVYEVSVRENNPPGAYLATVAARDPDLGRNGQVTYRLLEAEVGRAGGAVSTYVSVDPATGAIYALRSFDYETLRQLDVRIQASDGGSPQLSSSAVVQVRVLDQNDHAPVLVHPATANGSLEVAVSKRTARDMTVARVQARDADEGANGELAFDLLLQEPRELFAISRRTGEIVLTGDLSQEPAGRVFPALLVISDGGSPPLSTTATVSFVVTAGGGRGSVAPASARSPERSRPPGSRLAASGPALQWDTPLIVIIVLAGSCTLLLAAIIAIATTCNRRRKEVRKGGPRREERPGAAGGGASAPGSPEEATRGAGPRPNMFDVLTFPGSGKAPFGSPAADAPPPAVAAAEVLGSEGGSATGESSCHFEGQQRLRGAHPEPYGASPGFRKEPAPPVAVWKGHSFNTISGREAEKFSGKDSGKGDSDFNDSDSDISGDALKKDLINHMQSGLWACTAECKILGHSDRCWSPSCGGPNTQPSTHPPAQMSTFCKSTSLPRDPLRRDNYYQAQLPKTVGLQSVYEKVLHRDYDRTVTLLSPPRPGRLPDLQEIGVPLYQSPPGRYQSPKKEASENV, encoded by the exons ATGAGTGCTGTAAGGCGCGGGGGTAGCCCTAGCCTTTTACCTTTGCAGCTCTTCAGCCTCTGCTGGGTGCTCTCAGTGGCCCAGAGCAAGACAGTGCGATACAGCACCTTTGAGGAGGACGCCCCCGGCACGGTCATTGGGACCCTGGCTGAGGACTTACATATGAAAGTGTCCGGAGACACAAGCTTCCGCCTGATGAAACAGTTCAACAGCTCGCTGCTGCGGGTACGCGAGGGTGACGGGCAGCTGACCGTCGGGGACGCGGGCCTGGACCGGGAGCGGCTGTGTGGCCAGGCCCCACAGTGCGTGTTGGCCTTCGACGTGGTCAGCTTCTCTCAGGAGCAGTTCCGGCTGGTGcacgtggaggtggaggtgagggaCGTCAACGACCACGCGCCACGCTTCCCCCGAACCCAGATCCCCGTGGAGGTGTCCGAGGGCGCGGTCGTGGGCACGCGCATCCCCTTAGAGGTGCCGGTGGACGAGGACGTGGGTGCCAACGGGCTGCAGAGAGTACGCCTGGCCGACCCGCACAGCCCCTTCCGAGTGGAACTGCAGACGCGCGCAGACGGTGCCCAGTGTGCCGACCTGGTGCTGCTGCAAGAGCTGGACCGCGAAAGCCAGGCCGCCTACAGCCTGGAGCTGGTGGCCCAGGACGGCGGCCGCCCGCCGCGCTCCGCTACGGCAGCCCTCAGCGTGCGTGTGCTGGACGCCAACGACCACAGCCCGGCCTTCCCGCAGGGCGCGGTGGCCGAAGTGGAGTTGGCAGAGGATGCGCCCGTGGGCTCGCTGCTGCTCGACCTGGACGCGACCGACCCCGACGAGGGCCCCAACGGAGACGTGGTGTTCTCCTTCGGCCCCCGTACTCCTGCCGAGGCACGCCGGCTCTTTCGCCTTGACCCGCGCTCGGGACGCCTCACCCTTGCTGGACCCGTGGACTACGAACGCCAGGACACCTACGAGCTGGACGTGCGGGCGCAGGATCGTGGCCCGGGTCCTCGTTCTGCCACCTGCAAGGTCATCGTGCGCATCCGCGACGTCAATGATAATGCACCGGACATCGCCATCACCCCGCTGGCCGCCCCCAGCGCGTCTGCCTCTTCGCCCttcgccgccgccgctgccgccgccgctgctcTGGAAGGGACAGACACGACCTCGTCGACCGGATCCAGGACGCCAGAGGCCGGTGCCGTCTCGCTGGTGCCAGAGGGGGCTGCGCGGGAGAGCCTGGTGGCTCTGGTCAGCACCTCGGACAGGGACTCGGGCCCTAATGGGCAGGTGCGCTGCGCCCTCTACGGGCACGAGCACTTTCGGCTACAGCCGGCCTACGCCGGCAGCTACCTGGTGGTGACCGCCGCATCCTTGGACCGCGAACGCATCGCAGAGTACAACCTGACGCTAGTGGCCGAGGACCGCGGGGCGCCCCCGCTACGCACCGTGCGGCCCTACACGGTGCGTGTGGGTGACGAGAACGACAATGCGCCGCTCTTCACGCAGCGGGTCTACGAGGTGTCAGTGCGAGAGAACAACCCACCCGGTGCCTACTTGGCCACGGTGGCCGCACGGGACCCTGACCTGGGCCGTAACGGCCAGGTCACCTACCGACTGTTGGAGGCCGAGGTGGGCCGCGCTGGAGGCGCCGTGTCCACCTACGTCTCAGTGGACCCTGCCACCGGGGCCATCTACGCGCTGCGCAGCTTCGACTATGAGACGCTGCGCCAACTTGACGTGCGCATCCAGGCCAGCGACGGCGGCTCCCCTCAGCTCTCCAGCAGCGCCGTGGTGCAAGTGCGGGTGCTGGACCAGAACGACCACGCGCCGGTCTTGGTGCACCCGGCGACAGCCAACGGCTCTCTGGAAGTGGCAGTCTCCAAGCGCACTGCAAGGGACATGACCGTGGCGCGCGTGCAGGCCCGAGACGCTGACGAGGGTGCTAACGGGGAGCTTGCATTCGACCTCCTGCTGCAGGAGCCGCGGGAACTCTTCGCCATCAGCCGCCGCACGGGGGAGATCGTGCTCACCGGAGATCTCTCGCAAGAGCCGGCGGGCCGCGTGTTCCCGGCGCTGCTGGTCATATCCGACGGCGGCAGTCCCCCGCTCTCCACCACTGCCACAGTCAGCTTCGTGGTGACAGCAGGCGGCGGGCGTGGGTCCGTGGCGCCCGCCAGTGCCCGGAGCCCAGAGCGCTCTCGCCCTCCCGGCTCGCGGCTCGCGGCGTCTGGGCCGGCGCTACAATGGGATACGCCGCTGATCGTCATCATCGTGCTGGCGGGGAGCTGCACGCTGCTGCTGGCCGCCATCATCGCCATCGCCACCACCTGCAATCGCCGCAGGAAGGAGGTGCGCAAAGGGGGGCCCCGCCGGGAAGAGCGGCCCGGGGCGGCGGGCGGCGGCGCCTCGGCTCCTGGCTCCCCGGAAGAGGCCACCCGGGGAGCCGGGCCCAGGCCCAACATGTTCGACGTGCTCACCTTCCCTGGCAGCGGCAAAGCGCCCTTTGGCAGCCCCGCGGCCGATGCGCCCCCGCCCGCGGTCGCGGCGGCCGAAGTGCTGGGCTCCGAGGGCGGCAGCGCCACCGGGGAAAGCTCCTGTCACTTCGAGGGGCAGCAGCGGCTCCGCGGCGCGCACCCCGAG CCCTACGGTGCCTCCCCTGGCTTCAGAAAGGAGCCAGCGCCCCCTGTGGCGGTCTGGAAAGGACATTCCTTCAACACCATCTCTGGCCGAGAAGCGGAGAAGTTCAGCGGCAAAGATAGCGGCAAAGGGGACAGTGATTTCAACGACAGCGATTCTGACATCAGCGGGGACGCTCTGAAAAAGGATCTCATCAACCACATGCAGAGTG GACTGTGGGCATGCACAGCTGAGTGTAAGATCCTGGGCCACTCTGACCGCTGCTGGAGCCCGTCATGTGGAGGGCCCAACACTCAGCCCTCCACTCACCCACCAGCTCAGATGTCAACTTTCTGTAAGAGCACATCGCTGCCTCGGGATCCTCTGCGCAGAGATAATTACTACCAGGCCCAGCTGCCCAAGACAGTGGGGCTGCAGAGCGTCTATGAGAAAGTGCTGCACAGAGACTATGACAGGACAGTcactctgctctcccctccccgtCCAGGGAGGCTCCCAGACTTGCAGGAGATTGGGGTACCCCTTTATCAGTCCCCCCCTGGGAGGTACCAGTCCCCAAAGAAGGAAGCTAGTGAGAATGTGTAA
- the PCDH8 gene encoding protocadherin-8 isoform X2, giving the protein MSAVRRGGSPSLLPLQLFSLCWVLSVAQSKTVRYSTFEEDAPGTVIGTLAEDLHMKVSGDTSFRLMKQFNSSLLRVREGDGQLTVGDAGLDRERLCGQAPQCVLAFDVVSFSQEQFRLVHVEVEVRDVNDHAPRFPRTQIPVEVSEGAVVGTRIPLEVPVDEDVGANGLQRVRLADPHSPFRVELQTRADGAQCADLVLLQELDRESQAAYSLELVAQDGGRPPRSATAALSVRVLDANDHSPAFPQGAVAEVELAEDAPVGSLLLDLDATDPDEGPNGDVVFSFGPRTPAEARRLFRLDPRSGRLTLAGPVDYERQDTYELDVRAQDRGPGPRSATCKVIVRIRDVNDNAPDIAITPLAAPSASASSPFAAAAAAAAALEGTDTTSSTGSRTPEAGAVSLVPEGAARESLVALVSTSDRDSGPNGQVRCALYGHEHFRLQPAYAGSYLVVTAASLDRERIAEYNLTLVAEDRGAPPLRTVRPYTVRVGDENDNAPLFTQRVYEVSVRENNPPGAYLATVAARDPDLGRNGQVTYRLLEAEVGRAGGAVSTYVSVDPATGAIYALRSFDYETLRQLDVRIQASDGGSPQLSSSAVVQVRVLDQNDHAPVLVHPATANGSLEVAVSKRTARDMTVARVQARDADEGANGELAFDLLLQEPRELFAISRRTGEIVLTGDLSQEPAGRVFPALLVISDGGSPPLSTTATVSFVVTAGGGRGSVAPASARSPERSRPPGSRLAASGPALQWDTPLIVIIVLAGSCTLLLAAIIAIATTCNRRRKEPYGASPGFRKEPAPPVAVWKGHSFNTISGREAEKFSGKDSGKGDSDFNDSDSDISGDALKKDLINHMQSGLWACTAECKILGHSDRCWSPSCGGPNTQPSTHPPAQMSTFCKSTSLPRDPLRRDNYYQAQLPKTVGLQSVYEKVLHRDYDRTVTLLSPPRPGRLPDLQEIGVPLYQSPPGRYQSPKKEASENV; this is encoded by the exons ATGAGTGCTGTAAGGCGCGGGGGTAGCCCTAGCCTTTTACCTTTGCAGCTCTTCAGCCTCTGCTGGGTGCTCTCAGTGGCCCAGAGCAAGACAGTGCGATACAGCACCTTTGAGGAGGACGCCCCCGGCACGGTCATTGGGACCCTGGCTGAGGACTTACATATGAAAGTGTCCGGAGACACAAGCTTCCGCCTGATGAAACAGTTCAACAGCTCGCTGCTGCGGGTACGCGAGGGTGACGGGCAGCTGACCGTCGGGGACGCGGGCCTGGACCGGGAGCGGCTGTGTGGCCAGGCCCCACAGTGCGTGTTGGCCTTCGACGTGGTCAGCTTCTCTCAGGAGCAGTTCCGGCTGGTGcacgtggaggtggaggtgagggaCGTCAACGACCACGCGCCACGCTTCCCCCGAACCCAGATCCCCGTGGAGGTGTCCGAGGGCGCGGTCGTGGGCACGCGCATCCCCTTAGAGGTGCCGGTGGACGAGGACGTGGGTGCCAACGGGCTGCAGAGAGTACGCCTGGCCGACCCGCACAGCCCCTTCCGAGTGGAACTGCAGACGCGCGCAGACGGTGCCCAGTGTGCCGACCTGGTGCTGCTGCAAGAGCTGGACCGCGAAAGCCAGGCCGCCTACAGCCTGGAGCTGGTGGCCCAGGACGGCGGCCGCCCGCCGCGCTCCGCTACGGCAGCCCTCAGCGTGCGTGTGCTGGACGCCAACGACCACAGCCCGGCCTTCCCGCAGGGCGCGGTGGCCGAAGTGGAGTTGGCAGAGGATGCGCCCGTGGGCTCGCTGCTGCTCGACCTGGACGCGACCGACCCCGACGAGGGCCCCAACGGAGACGTGGTGTTCTCCTTCGGCCCCCGTACTCCTGCCGAGGCACGCCGGCTCTTTCGCCTTGACCCGCGCTCGGGACGCCTCACCCTTGCTGGACCCGTGGACTACGAACGCCAGGACACCTACGAGCTGGACGTGCGGGCGCAGGATCGTGGCCCGGGTCCTCGTTCTGCCACCTGCAAGGTCATCGTGCGCATCCGCGACGTCAATGATAATGCACCGGACATCGCCATCACCCCGCTGGCCGCCCCCAGCGCGTCTGCCTCTTCGCCCttcgccgccgccgctgccgccgccgctgctcTGGAAGGGACAGACACGACCTCGTCGACCGGATCCAGGACGCCAGAGGCCGGTGCCGTCTCGCTGGTGCCAGAGGGGGCTGCGCGGGAGAGCCTGGTGGCTCTGGTCAGCACCTCGGACAGGGACTCGGGCCCTAATGGGCAGGTGCGCTGCGCCCTCTACGGGCACGAGCACTTTCGGCTACAGCCGGCCTACGCCGGCAGCTACCTGGTGGTGACCGCCGCATCCTTGGACCGCGAACGCATCGCAGAGTACAACCTGACGCTAGTGGCCGAGGACCGCGGGGCGCCCCCGCTACGCACCGTGCGGCCCTACACGGTGCGTGTGGGTGACGAGAACGACAATGCGCCGCTCTTCACGCAGCGGGTCTACGAGGTGTCAGTGCGAGAGAACAACCCACCCGGTGCCTACTTGGCCACGGTGGCCGCACGGGACCCTGACCTGGGCCGTAACGGCCAGGTCACCTACCGACTGTTGGAGGCCGAGGTGGGCCGCGCTGGAGGCGCCGTGTCCACCTACGTCTCAGTGGACCCTGCCACCGGGGCCATCTACGCGCTGCGCAGCTTCGACTATGAGACGCTGCGCCAACTTGACGTGCGCATCCAGGCCAGCGACGGCGGCTCCCCTCAGCTCTCCAGCAGCGCCGTGGTGCAAGTGCGGGTGCTGGACCAGAACGACCACGCGCCGGTCTTGGTGCACCCGGCGACAGCCAACGGCTCTCTGGAAGTGGCAGTCTCCAAGCGCACTGCAAGGGACATGACCGTGGCGCGCGTGCAGGCCCGAGACGCTGACGAGGGTGCTAACGGGGAGCTTGCATTCGACCTCCTGCTGCAGGAGCCGCGGGAACTCTTCGCCATCAGCCGCCGCACGGGGGAGATCGTGCTCACCGGAGATCTCTCGCAAGAGCCGGCGGGCCGCGTGTTCCCGGCGCTGCTGGTCATATCCGACGGCGGCAGTCCCCCGCTCTCCACCACTGCCACAGTCAGCTTCGTGGTGACAGCAGGCGGCGGGCGTGGGTCCGTGGCGCCCGCCAGTGCCCGGAGCCCAGAGCGCTCTCGCCCTCCCGGCTCGCGGCTCGCGGCGTCTGGGCCGGCGCTACAATGGGATACGCCGCTGATCGTCATCATCGTGCTGGCGGGGAGCTGCACGCTGCTGCTGGCCGCCATCATCGCCATCGCCACCACCTGCAATCGCCGCAGGAAGGAG CCCTACGGTGCCTCCCCTGGCTTCAGAAAGGAGCCAGCGCCCCCTGTGGCGGTCTGGAAAGGACATTCCTTCAACACCATCTCTGGCCGAGAAGCGGAGAAGTTCAGCGGCAAAGATAGCGGCAAAGGGGACAGTGATTTCAACGACAGCGATTCTGACATCAGCGGGGACGCTCTGAAAAAGGATCTCATCAACCACATGCAGAGTG GACTGTGGGCATGCACAGCTGAGTGTAAGATCCTGGGCCACTCTGACCGCTGCTGGAGCCCGTCATGTGGAGGGCCCAACACTCAGCCCTCCACTCACCCACCAGCTCAGATGTCAACTTTCTGTAAGAGCACATCGCTGCCTCGGGATCCTCTGCGCAGAGATAATTACTACCAGGCCCAGCTGCCCAAGACAGTGGGGCTGCAGAGCGTCTATGAGAAAGTGCTGCACAGAGACTATGACAGGACAGTcactctgctctcccctccccgtCCAGGGAGGCTCCCAGACTTGCAGGAGATTGGGGTACCCCTTTATCAGTCCCCCCCTGGGAGGTACCAGTCCCCAAAGAAGGAAGCTAGTGAGAATGTGTAA